The Panacibacter microcysteis genome includes a window with the following:
- the argC gene encoding N-acetyl-gamma-glutamyl-phosphate reductase, translating to MKKINAGIVGGAGYTGGELIRLLLNHPFAEISFVHSNSNSGNPLHKVHQDLIGETGIRFTGELSDDIDILFLCTGHGEAKKFLEKNNIPPHIKVIDLSNDFRLTANAFFHTTYTGIESEVVTRYFVYGLPELNKAQIQQAQNIANPGCFATAIQLGLLPLAKAGLLNEVYTTGITGSTGAGQGLANTSHFSWRANNIQAYKTLTHQHLGEIGQSLLQLQPNSNIDLSFVPWRGDFTRGIFISSTLHCDLEQAALKQLYNDFYAGHHFVCVSEEPIFLKQVVNTNKCVIQLEKVGSKLVVHSAIDNLLKGASGQAVQNMNLMFGIEEAAGLRLKAAAF from the coding sequence ATGAAAAAAATCAATGCAGGCATAGTAGGTGGTGCCGGTTATACCGGCGGAGAGCTGATCAGGTTATTGCTAAACCACCCGTTTGCTGAAATAAGTTTTGTGCACAGCAATAGCAACAGTGGTAATCCCCTGCACAAAGTACACCAGGATCTTATTGGTGAAACCGGCATTCGCTTTACCGGCGAACTGAGTGATGATATCGATATATTGTTTTTATGTACCGGTCATGGAGAAGCAAAAAAATTCCTGGAGAAAAATAATATTCCGCCGCATATAAAAGTCATCGACTTATCAAATGATTTTCGGTTGACCGCCAATGCATTTTTTCATACCACCTACACCGGCATTGAATCCGAAGTGGTAACACGTTATTTTGTATATGGCTTACCGGAGTTGAACAAAGCGCAAATACAGCAGGCGCAAAATATTGCCAATCCCGGCTGTTTTGCTACAGCCATACAGTTAGGCCTGTTGCCGCTGGCAAAGGCAGGTTTATTAAACGAGGTGTACACTACCGGCATTACAGGCTCAACCGGCGCAGGCCAGGGTCTTGCAAATACATCGCACTTTAGCTGGCGTGCAAATAATATCCAGGCTTATAAAACATTAACGCACCAGCATCTTGGCGAGATTGGCCAGTCGCTGCTGCAGCTGCAGCCCAACAGCAATATCGACCTTTCATTCGTGCCATGGCGCGGCGATTTTACACGCGGTATTTTTATCAGTTCCACACTGCATTGCGATCTGGAGCAGGCAGCGCTCAAACAACTATACAACGATTTTTATGCCGGTCATCATTTTGTGTGTGTAAGTGAAGAGCCGATCTTTTTAAAGCAGGTTGTTAATACCAACAAGTGTGTAATACAACTGGAAAAAGTAGGCAGTAAGCTGGTTGTGCATTCTGCAATCGACAACTTGTTAAAAGGTGCATCAGGCCAGGCCGTACAAAACATGAACCTCATGTTTGGTATAGAAGAAGCAGCGGGGCTAAGATTGAAGGCGGCGGCGTTTTAA
- a CDS encoding four helix bundle protein, with amino-acid sequence MQNYKDLKVWEKAHSFTLKVYEYASQFPKEEMYSLTSQLKRSASSIPANIAEGCGKNSKQEFAHFLNIALGSANESEYFVILARDLTYLSEQNFNTLFNIINEVKGMLIALINKVRA; translated from the coding sequence ATGCAAAACTATAAAGATTTAAAAGTTTGGGAAAAGGCTCATTCATTTACATTGAAAGTTTATGAATATGCCAGCCAGTTTCCAAAAGAAGAAATGTACAGTTTAACCAGCCAGCTTAAAAGGTCTGCGTCGTCTATACCGGCAAATATTGCGGAAGGATGCGGTAAAAATTCAAAACAGGAATTTGCTCATTTCCTGAATATTGCTTTAGGCTCTGCAAACGAATCGGAATATTTTGTTATCCTGGCCAGGGACCTTACTTATTTGAGCGAGCAAAATTTTAATACCTTATTTAATATCATCAATGAAGTAAAAGGAATGTTGATTGCACTTATAAATAAAGTACGGGCATAA
- a CDS encoding aspartate aminotransferase family protein: MTLFDVYPLNNITITKALGSYVWDDKGTQYLDIYGGHAVISIGHTNPHWVKRIEEQLHNIAFYSNSVIIPIQQQLAAKLGKVSGKEDYRLFLVNSGAEANENALKLASFHTGRKKIVAFEKAFHGRTSLAVAVTDNPKIVAPVNETDNVTFLPLNDEAALQNYFQEHGKETAAVIIEGIQGVGGINVAGESFLQLIRSLCNDYGAVYIADSVQCGYGRSGKFFSHDFGGVNADIYTMAKGMGNGFPVGGMLIAPHIQPKHGMLGTTFGGNHLACAAALAVLEVIEQDSLMKMAEENGTYLINSLKEIEGIQNVRGRGLMIGFDVTEELQDLRKILLNKQHIFTGEAKPNVIRLLPAMNISREQIETFLNTLKETIAEINNTKPVEA; encoded by the coding sequence ATGACTTTATTCGACGTCTACCCGCTCAACAACATCACCATCACTAAGGCGTTAGGCTCTTATGTGTGGGATGATAAAGGCACGCAGTATCTTGATATCTATGGCGGCCATGCTGTAATAAGCATTGGTCATACAAACCCGCACTGGGTAAAACGTATCGAAGAGCAGTTGCACAATATTGCATTTTATTCCAACTCGGTAATCATACCCATACAACAGCAGCTTGCTGCAAAGCTGGGCAAGGTAAGTGGCAAAGAAGACTACCGGTTGTTTTTGGTAAACAGCGGTGCAGAAGCCAATGAAAATGCTTTAAAACTGGCGTCTTTTCATACCGGCAGAAAGAAAATTGTGGCGTTTGAAAAAGCTTTTCATGGCAGAACTTCTTTGGCTGTTGCAGTTACGGATAATCCAAAAATTGTGGCGCCGGTTAATGAAACAGACAATGTAACTTTTCTTCCTTTAAATGATGAAGCCGCACTGCAAAACTATTTTCAAGAGCATGGCAAAGAAACGGCTGCGGTTATTATAGAAGGCATACAGGGCGTGGGTGGTATTAATGTAGCAGGCGAAAGCTTTTTACAACTGATACGCAGTTTGTGTAATGACTATGGCGCAGTATATATTGCAGACAGTGTGCAGTGTGGTTATGGCCGCAGCGGCAAATTTTTCAGTCACGATTTTGGAGGTGTAAATGCAGATATTTATACCATGGCAAAAGGCATGGGCAACGGCTTCCCGGTTGGTGGTATGCTGATAGCACCGCATATACAGCCAAAGCATGGTATGCTGGGTACAACATTTGGCGGCAATCACCTGGCATGTGCTGCAGCACTGGCAGTGCTCGAAGTAATAGAGCAGGATTCACTTATGAAAATGGCAGAAGAGAACGGCACTTATTTAATAAACAGTTTGAAAGAAATCGAAGGCATTCAAAATGTACGCGGCCGTGGCCTGATGATCGGTTTTGATGTTACGGAAGAACTCCAAGACCTGCGTAAGATATTGTTGAATAAGCAACACATCTTTACCGGCGAAGCAAAGCCGAACGTTATTCGCCTGTTGCCAGCCATGAATATTTCACGGGAACAGATTGAAACGTT